Below is a genomic region from Magnetovibrio sp..
TTTTTTCTGCGCCACCATGACATCAAGCAGGATCTTGATGTTGACCTCGTGGTCGGAGCAATCCACACCGGCGGAGTTGTCGATGGAATCCGTGTTCAGACGTCCACCCGCCAACGCATACTCGATGCGCGCGCGTTGAGTAACACCCAGATTGGCGCCCTCGGCGATGACCTTGGCGCGAACCTCGCGGGCATTGACGCGCACCGCATCGTTGGTGCGGTCGCCGACATCTGCATGGCTTTCGCTGCTGGCTTTGAGATAGGTACCGATGCCGCCGAACCACAGCAAGTCGGCCTCCAACTTCAAGATCAGCTTGATCAGATCGTTGGGCGCCATTTTGTCCACGGTGACGTCAAACAGATCTTTCATCTCTTTGGATAACGGGACCCACTTGGCACGCCGTTCGAACACGCCGCCGCCTTTGGAGATCCGTTTGGCGCTGTAGTCCGACCACATCGAACGCGGCATATCGAACAAACGACGACGCTCGGCAAGCGAGGTTTGCGGATTGGGATTGGGATCGATGAAGATGTGCATATGGTTGAAGGCCGCGATCAAACGAATGTGTGGGCTGAGCAACATGCCGTTGCCGAACACATCCCCTGACATGTCGCCGACGCCAATGACGGTGAAGTCTTCGTTTTGGGTATCGACGCCCATTTCGCGGAAATGGCGTTTGACCGATTCCCACGCACCGCGCGCGGTGATGGCCATTTTCTTGTGATCGTACCCGACGCTTCCGCCCGACGCGAACGCATCGCCCAGCCAAAAACCGTATTCAACTGAAACGCCATTGGCAATGTCCGAAAACGTCGCCGTGCCTTTGTCCGCGGCGACCACCAAATAGGGGTCGTCGGGATCGTGACGCACCACACGTGGCGGCGGCAACACTTGACCTTTGCTGTCCAAATTGTCGGTCAGGTCCAACAGACCGCGGATGAAAATCTTGTAACACGCGATGCCTTCGGCCGTGACCGCCTCACGACCCCCTTCGCTGGGCGGATTTTTCACCACGAAACCGCCCTTTGAACCGACCGGCACGATGACGGCGTTTTTGACCTGCTGGGCCTTGACCAGGCCAAGGACTTCGGTGCGGAAATCCTCGCGCCGATCCGACCAACGCAACCCACCACGCGCGACGTTACCAAAACGCAGGTGCACGCCTTCGACACGCGGCGAATAGACGAAGATTTCAAACTTTGGACGCGGTAGCGGCAGTTCTTCAATGTCGTGACTCGACAGCTTGAACGACAGCCACGTCTTGAGTTCACCATCTTCGGTGATCTGAAAAAAATTGGTCCGTAACGTCGCATCCACCAGATTGATGTAACGGCGCAAGATACGGTCTTCATCGGCACTGCTGACATCATCGAGTTGCGTAAACACTTTTTTGCGCAAACGGGTGGCTTTTCGCGATGCTTTGAGGGCGTCTTCTTTGACGCTGTGTGGCTGAAAGCGCGCCATGAACATATCGACGATGCCACGCGTAATGGCGGCGTTTTCCACCAAGGTGCGGGCCATGTAGGTTTCCGAGAAGGTGATCCCGGTTTGGCGCAAATATTTGGTGTACGCGCGCAGCACCGTGACTTCCCGCCAGTCCAACCCTGCTGACAAGATCAGCGCGTTGAGCGCATCGCTTTCCATCGCTCCGGACCAGATTTGATCAAAGGCGGCATGAAAGCGCGAGCGCACATCGTCGCCACTGCCCATCAGTGTTTCACGCGGTTCCAGGCCAAAATCATGGATGACGATTTTGTAAGGCGCTTCCTTGGGCCGTGCGCGATAGGGAATTTCCTCCATCACCCTAAGGCCCATATTTTCCAGCATCGGCAAAATATCCGACAACGCCACCGGTCCCTTGGGATTGTAAATTTTGAAACGCAAAGGCGGTCCCGAAGGTGCGGCGAGTTGGTAGAGATACAAACCTAAGCGACCAAATATATATGTCAGTTCGATGCGCTTGATGTCGTCGAGCGTCTCTTCGGTGGAGAAGTTTTCTTCGTAGTTGCGATTGAACGCGTTTTGGTACGCATCCAAAAGACGCATGCCTTCCATTTCACCGTGCTGTTCAATCAACGCACCGCCCAAACGATCACCCCAGGAGCGCGTCAATTCCGCAATTCCCGCTTCGATGACTTTGGGGTCATACTTGGGTATCTCGCCCGGCGTGGTTTTGATCACCACATGCAGACGCGTCAATGCCTCGTCGCCCAAGTGCGCGTAATGGGCGCTGACCAAACCGGCGAAGGCATCTTCCAAGTGAGTCTGAATTTTTTTGCGAAGATCGGTGCTGTAGCGATCACGCGGCACATATACCAGACAGCTTATGAACCGTTCGAAATCATCGCGGCGCAAAAACAAGGAAACCTTTTGGCGGTCTTGCAAACGCAGTATCCCCAGACTGGTTTCCAGCAATTGCTCGGTCGAGATCTGAAACAACTCATCGCGAGGAAAGGTTTCCAAGATATTCAGCAACGTTTTGCCGTTGTGACTGTTCGACGGCAAGCCGGCATAGTCGAATGTGCGTTGGATCTTGCGCCGCAACAGCGGAATGTCGCGGGCGCTTCTGTTATAGGCTCCGGCCGTGAACAGACCGACGTATATACGCTGTCCGATCACGCGCCCCTTGGCGTCGAGCCGCTTGATGCCGATCGAATCCATTTGTACCGGGCGGTGAACCCGTGAACGCATATCTGTTTTGGTCACCTGCAGCAGGTCAGGGCGATTGACGAAACTGCGCACTTCGGGCGGCATCTTGGCCAAATCCCGCAATTCCTGAAACACCACCCGCGACGGATCGCTCAACACACCTAAGCTACTGTTCTTGGAGATGGTTACCCGCGCGCTGGTGCCCGTGCCGGCGAATTCATATTCGCGGTAACCCAAAAAGGTAAAATTGTCGTCGTGCAGCCAGCGTAGAAAATCGCGAACCTCGCTGACTTCTTCCAACGGCACGTTCGCTGTCAAGGTTTCCAATTCATCGACCAAATCGGCAAGGGTGGCGCGCATGGTGCGCCAATCGCGCACCGCCAGTTCCACATCGCTCAGCACTTCAAGCAAGCCGGTACGGATTTCGTCGTGAACGATTTCCGGTTGTTCATCGATTTGAATGTGGATGAGGCTTTCGGCGCCGACGCCC
It encodes:
- a CDS encoding NAD-glutamate dehydrogenase encodes the protein MPLDADHGRRTKIVKSILDVALKRVKKSERSLLPQFIGQYFSQVAIDDLAALEPAVLAGLALHHLEAASKHKSGAPIVTIYNPSVKKVGWDLDHTVVEIVTTDKPFLIDSVTAEMNRHGFGVHLSIHPVMRVRRTGAGKLTEVMDTAVLGVDKGVGAESLIHIQIDEQPEIVHDEIRTGLLEVLSDVELAVRDWRTMRATLADLVDELETLTANVPLEEVSEVRDFLRWLHDDNFTFLGYREYEFAGTGTSARVTISKNSSLGVLSDPSRVVFQELRDLAKMPPEVRSFVNRPDLLQVTKTDMRSRVHRPVQMDSIGIKRLDAKGRVIGQRIYVGLFTAGAYNRSARDIPLLRRKIQRTFDYAGLPSNSHNGKTLLNILETFPRDELFQISTEQLLETSLGILRLQDRQKVSLFLRRDDFERFISCLVYVPRDRYSTDLRKKIQTHLEDAFAGLVSAHYAHLGDEALTRLHVVIKTTPGEIPKYDPKVIEAGIAELTRSWGDRLGGALIEQHGEMEGMRLLDAYQNAFNRNYEENFSTEETLDDIKRIELTYIFGRLGLYLYQLAAPSGPPLRFKIYNPKGPVALSDILPMLENMGLRVMEEIPYRARPKEAPYKIVIHDFGLEPRETLMGSGDDVRSRFHAAFDQIWSGAMESDALNALILSAGLDWREVTVLRAYTKYLRQTGITFSETYMARTLVENAAITRGIVDMFMARFQPHSVKEDALKASRKATRLRKKVFTQLDDVSSADEDRILRRYINLVDATLRTNFFQITEDGELKTWLSFKLSSHDIEELPLPRPKFEIFVYSPRVEGVHLRFGNVARGGLRWSDRREDFRTEVLGLVKAQQVKNAVIVPVGSKGGFVVKNPPSEGGREAVTAEGIACYKIFIRGLLDLTDNLDSKGQVLPPPRVVRHDPDDPYLVVAADKGTATFSDIANGVSVEYGFWLGDAFASGGSVGYDHKKMAITARGAWESVKRHFREMGVDTQNEDFTVIGVGDMSGDVFGNGMLLSPHIRLIAAFNHMHIFIDPNPNPQTSLAERRRLFDMPRSMWSDYSAKRISKGGGVFERRAKWVPLSKEMKDLFDVTVDKMAPNDLIKLILKLEADLLWFGGIGTYLKASSESHADVGDRTNDAVRVNAREVRAKVIAEGANLGVTQRARIEYALAGGRLNTDSIDNSAGVDCSDHEVNIKILLDVMVAQKKLGQRARNALLERMTDEVGALVLWDNYEQTQAISTIQARGTDLVDHQIRLMRMLEKSDRLDRDVEFLPDDETLSERAVGGQGLTRPEVSVLMSYSKIWLFDELLASDLPDDPFLVRDLLRYFPTPLQKKYQADIGQHRLRREIVATRVTNSMINRVGGTFVTQLMEKTGMAPGDIARAFILAREVFSVRDMWHPIEALDNRVHARTQTAMLLDINKLLERATMWFLRNGVAGQSLEASVERFQAGNNELYAGLHDVLPAHYLADLDRRAEAYISDGVPKDLALRIAGLVNMASGIDIVLLAEQRGLKVCDVAALYFAVGSKFRLGRMRAACEALTSDSHWQKLAISALVEELFGHQYNLAAHVLDVSRNVTDPLKALALWADTYQDAINRTEQLLTELWAGDINDISMIAVASRAFKSLVDERAS